A genomic window from Anthocerotibacter panamensis C109 includes:
- a CDS encoding response regulator — MSKVLVVEDNLSQREMISSLLRESGIEVMAAQDGVEALDQIQRLRPDLVILDIIMPRMNGYEVCRRIKSNPATQKVPVIMCTSKAEEFDRYWGIKQGADAYISKPFVPQEFVGMVRQLLKT, encoded by the coding sequence ATGAGTAAAGTCTTAGTAGTAGAAGATAACTTGAGCCAGCGTGAGATGATCTCCTCGTTGTTGCGCGAGAGTGGTATCGAAGTCATGGCAGCCCAAGATGGCGTAGAAGCGCTCGATCAGATTCAGCGCCTGCGCCCTGACTTGGTGATCCTCGATATCATCATGCCCCGTATGAATGGCTACGAGGTCTGCCGCCGCATCAAATCCAACCCTGCAACCCAAAAGGTTCCGGTGATCATGTGCACCTCCAAAGCCGAGGAATTTGACCGCTATTGGGGAATCAAGCAGGGGGCTGACGCCTATATCTCCAAGCCATTTGTGCCCCAGGAATTCGTCGGTATGGTCCGCCAACTATTAAAAACCTGA
- a CDS encoding TCP-1/cpn60 chaperonin family protein, whose protein sequence is MAQDEALTPLRVLRTNIAAVQALVETVAGTLGPEGLDILLVDEAGRMVLTNDGIEILRQTDFQHPAARLAIEALKTLEQKVGDGTTTATVLTGALLGEALKALEQGVPVNPLLKGIQRGVDRAIAHIRTIAQPVLVGDEALYRATLVAARGDAGLAQLVWQAAQHIGSERLLHQDLNLGDWVMGQVGAESQLIAGVVVSKRPLNLPPADWQAQGAVLVLSDGLEPDGIEAQSLGTEAGFSRYLEVQAQFRQALDTLRDLGVRLVVTEKAMAPLAEAFLEEHDILALTRVLTRDRERIALLSGARSARPALLARPRTEIQSYLGTAKIHYQRATARVILQAGAGEPQATILVGALSEGVVAEQERIAVDACGALQAALRSGVVTGGGVAEFSCQAVLQPLLDETEDLSRYGIACVQSALARPLEQILRNSGWPPLEKLSLLEATRRRTGNDHLGLNCETGQVADLAQLGILDPADVKVFALSVAGEVALRVLRIQTIIRRRPDFNADL, encoded by the coding sequence ATGGCCCAGGATGAAGCCCTCACCCCGCTCAGGGTGCTCAGGACGAATATTGCTGCTGTTCAGGCTCTTGTGGAAACCGTGGCTGGGACGCTGGGACCGGAAGGGCTGGATATTCTGTTGGTGGACGAAGCAGGCCGGATGGTCCTCACCAACGATGGCATCGAAATTCTTCGGCAGACCGACTTTCAGCATCCTGCCGCCCGTCTGGCTATTGAGGCGCTGAAGACCTTAGAGCAGAAAGTCGGCGATGGGACCACCACAGCCACCGTACTCACCGGAGCCCTCCTCGGCGAGGCGCTCAAAGCCCTGGAGCAGGGTGTACCGGTCAATCCTCTCCTCAAGGGCATTCAGCGCGGTGTAGACCGGGCCATCGCCCACATACGGACCATCGCCCAACCCGTCCTGGTCGGGGATGAAGCACTCTATCGGGCAACCCTGGTCGCTGCTCGGGGAGATGCAGGCTTAGCCCAACTGGTCTGGCAGGCAGCCCAACACATCGGCAGCGAACGTTTGCTTCATCAGGATCTCAATCTGGGAGATTGGGTCATGGGGCAGGTCGGGGCCGAATCCCAACTCATTGCGGGTGTAGTCGTGAGCAAACGGCCCCTCAATCTTCCTCCCGCAGATTGGCAAGCCCAAGGAGCTGTCCTGGTGCTCAGCGATGGCTTAGAGCCCGACGGCATTGAGGCACAGAGTCTGGGGACTGAGGCGGGTTTTAGCCGCTATCTGGAAGTACAGGCGCAGTTTCGTCAAGCTCTGGACACGCTTCGGGATTTGGGGGTCCGTCTGGTGGTCACGGAGAAAGCAATGGCCCCTTTAGCCGAAGCTTTCCTGGAGGAGCACGATATTTTGGCCCTTACCCGCGTCCTCACCCGCGACCGCGAGCGCATAGCCCTACTCAGTGGTGCCCGCTCCGCCCGCCCCGCCCTGCTTGCCCGCCCCCGTACCGAAATCCAGTCCTATTTGGGCACCGCCAAGATCCACTACCAACGCGCTACCGCTCGGGTCATCCTCCAAGCGGGAGCCGGGGAGCCCCAAGCCACGATCTTGGTAGGGGCGCTCAGTGAAGGAGTCGTCGCAGAACAAGAGCGCATCGCTGTGGACGCCTGTGGTGCGCTACAGGCTGCCCTACGCTCTGGCGTGGTGACAGGCGGCGGAGTGGCTGAATTTTCCTGTCAAGCGGTCCTCCAGCCTTTGTTGGATGAGACCGAAGACCTCAGCCGCTACGGTATCGCCTGCGTCCAATCCGCCCTCGCCCGTCCCCTGGAGCAGATCCTCCGCAACAGTGGCTGGCCTCCCCTAGAGAAACTGTCCCTCCTCGAAGCTACCCGCCGCCGCACGGGGAATGACCATCTGGGCCTCAATTGTGAGACCGGACAGGTGGCGGACTTGGCTCAGTTGGGCATTCTGGACCCAGCGGATGTTAAGGTTTTTGCCCTGTCTGTTGCTGGTGAGGTAGCGCTGAGGGTGTTGCGCATCCAAACCATCATCCGCAGAAGACCGGACTTCAACGCGGATTTATGA
- the glnA gene encoding type I glutamate--ammonia ligase, with product MAQTAQEVMQIIADNNIELVDLRFIDLLGISQHVTFHTSMIEVDTFTSGLAFDGSSIRGWKAINDSDMLMIPDPTTAVLDPFTQVPTLNLTCSISEARTGIPYSRDPRTIAEKAVTYLQSTGIADTAYFGPEAEFFIFDEVRFDQNTHSGYYYVDSVEGNWNSGRVESGGNLGYKPKNKGGYFPVPPTDSQQDMRSEMLLTMGKMGVPIEKHHHEVASGGQAELGYRFAPLVQAADYMMTYKYVIKNVARKYGKTVTFMPKPLYGDNGTGMHTHQSLWKDGKPLFAGDGYAGLSETCLYYIGGILKHAPALLAFTNPSTNSYKRLVPGFEAPVNLAYSSGNRSASVRIPVTGTNPKAKRLEFRCPDASCNPYLAFAAMLLAGLDGIKNQIHPGEPLDVDIYELSPEELAKVPSTPGSLAEALENLKNDHDFLLAGDVFTEDLINTWIEYKLSKEVIPIQMRPHPYEFELYYDV from the coding sequence ATGGCGCAGACTGCCCAAGAAGTCATGCAGATCATCGCGGACAACAACATCGAACTTGTTGACCTCCGGTTTATCGATTTACTCGGCATTTCCCAGCATGTGACCTTTCACACCAGCATGATTGAAGTAGATACTTTTACTAGTGGGTTGGCTTTTGATGGTTCGAGCATCCGGGGTTGGAAGGCCATCAATGATTCGGACATGTTGATGATCCCGGACCCGACGACTGCGGTGCTGGACCCCTTCACCCAGGTTCCGACCCTCAATCTCACCTGTAGCATCAGCGAAGCACGCACAGGGATTCCCTATAGCCGCGACCCGCGCACTATTGCCGAAAAAGCAGTCACCTACCTCCAGTCCACGGGCATTGCGGACACGGCTTACTTTGGTCCTGAGGCAGAATTCTTTATCTTTGATGAAGTGCGCTTCGACCAGAATACCCATTCCGGCTATTACTACGTAGATTCTGTCGAGGGGAACTGGAACTCAGGTCGGGTGGAATCTGGCGGCAACCTCGGCTACAAGCCCAAAAACAAAGGTGGCTATTTCCCGGTCCCACCCACCGATTCCCAACAGGATATGCGCAGCGAAATGCTGCTGACTATGGGCAAGATGGGCGTCCCGATTGAGAAGCACCACCATGAAGTGGCCTCGGGTGGACAGGCTGAATTGGGCTATCGCTTTGCTCCTTTAGTCCAGGCGGCAGACTACATGATGACCTATAAGTACGTCATCAAAAACGTAGCTCGCAAGTACGGCAAAACCGTCACGTTTATGCCCAAGCCGCTCTATGGCGACAATGGCACCGGCATGCACACCCACCAATCGCTGTGGAAAGATGGCAAGCCCCTCTTTGCCGGCGATGGCTATGCGGGTTTGAGTGAAACCTGCCTTTACTACATCGGGGGCATCCTCAAGCACGCACCCGCCCTGTTGGCTTTCACCAACCCCTCGACCAACTCCTACAAGCGCCTCGTCCCCGGCTTCGAAGCCCCGGTGAACCTAGCCTATTCCAGCGGCAACCGCTCCGCCTCCGTCCGCATTCCGGTCACCGGCACCAACCCCAAGGCCAAGCGTCTGGAGTTCCGCTGCCCCGATGCTTCGTGTAACCCCTATCTGGCTTTCGCGGCGATGCTCTTGGCTGGACTCGATGGGATCAAAAACCAAATCCATCCCGGCGAACCTTTAGATGTTGACATCTATGAGCTCTCCCCTGAAGAACTAGCCAAAGTTCCCTCGACCCCCGGCTCACTGGCTGAGGCTCTAGAGAACCTCAAGAACGACCATGACTTCCTCTTGGCGGGCGATGTCTTTACTGAAGACCTCATCAACACCTGGATCGAGTACAAGCTCAGCAAAGAGGTTATTCCGATTCAGATGCGCCCCCACCCCTACGAGTTCGAGCTTTACTACGACGTGTAG
- a CDS encoding glutathione S-transferase family protein, with protein MTNLPLSWTELEALTDFHIDMVNGPTNAQARLRLFGLTQSDVRVTLYRDHHAWCPYCQKVWLWLEEKQIPYRIEKVTMFCYGEKEHWYKRKVPSGMLPAIELDGRIITESDDILIALEQVFGSLGPGMKDPVVIPLRRLERLLFRAWCDWLCYRTGSQHQFIGVVAMVEEVLGSTPGPYFLDEFSTADVIFTPYIERMNASLYYYKGYSLREENPGLAAWFAGMESRPTYRGTQSDFHTHAHDLPPQMGGCWENGEPQMQRNKARVDHGPWAGLPDVTYPEPQNSRAEALQRVLKHRTNIIRVNPADDRLLDEALRCALTYMMTSVACTPPPGSDLALRYLRDRISVPRDMSIYAAKHLRASLEATAALAGDGESPPLPTTHRRDQNPANFVRN; from the coding sequence ATGACCAATCTCCCGCTAAGCTGGACAGAACTAGAAGCGCTCACGGACTTTCACATAGATATGGTTAATGGCCCCACCAACGCTCAAGCCCGTCTGCGCCTATTTGGTCTTACCCAATCTGATGTACGCGTGACACTGTACCGCGACCATCATGCCTGGTGCCCCTACTGTCAGAAAGTCTGGCTGTGGCTGGAGGAAAAACAGATCCCTTACCGCATCGAAAAAGTGACCATGTTCTGCTATGGCGAGAAAGAGCACTGGTACAAGCGCAAAGTGCCCTCAGGCATGTTACCCGCCATCGAGCTAGACGGGCGCATTATTACAGAAAGTGATGATATTTTGATTGCCCTGGAACAGGTCTTTGGCTCCTTGGGACCGGGTATGAAAGACCCCGTAGTGATCCCACTACGACGGCTAGAGCGACTTCTGTTTAGAGCTTGGTGCGATTGGCTTTGCTATCGGACGGGTTCGCAGCACCAATTCATAGGTGTGGTGGCGATGGTCGAGGAGGTTCTAGGCAGTACCCCAGGGCCATACTTCCTAGATGAATTTAGCACCGCTGATGTGATTTTTACACCCTATATCGAACGCATGAATGCCAGTCTTTATTACTACAAGGGCTACTCCTTACGGGAAGAAAATCCTGGCTTAGCTGCTTGGTTTGCGGGCATGGAAAGCCGCCCTACCTACCGCGGTACCCAGAGTGATTTTCATACCCACGCCCATGATTTGCCACCCCAGATGGGAGGCTGCTGGGAAAACGGTGAACCCCAAATGCAACGCAATAAAGCACGGGTGGATCATGGTCCCTGGGCTGGACTGCCCGATGTGACGTACCCAGAGCCCCAAAACTCCCGCGCTGAAGCGCTCCAACGCGTGCTCAAGCACCGCACCAATATTATTCGGGTAAACCCCGCCGATGACCGCTTGTTGGATGAAGCCCTGCGCTGTGCCTTGACCTACATGATGACAAGCGTGGCCTGTACACCGCCACCCGGATCGGACCTCGCGCTGCGGTATTTGCGCGACAGGATTAGTGTTCCTCGGGACATGTCTATCTATGCAGCCAAGCACCTGAGAGCATCTCTGGAGGCAACCGCAGCCTTGGCGGGCGATGGCGAGAGCCCCCCTCTTCCAACTACCCATCGGCGGGACCAGAACCCGGCTAACTTTGTCAGGAACTAG
- a CDS encoding DUF5132 domain-containing protein yields the protein MELEALFLGLEPLAAAVVGVGSFALGAGAIALTPILKATNSPAAESMQETARSAAKATLMLTFEALDKAQSFLAEASESYQDLVAEAREEMKVAKTEPEQEPQNVEIT from the coding sequence ATGGAACTCGAAGCTTTGTTTCTAGGTCTTGAGCCCCTGGCAGCAGCAGTTGTCGGAGTGGGTTCTTTTGCACTCGGTGCTGGAGCGATAGCCCTAACCCCAATCCTTAAAGCTACTAATTCTCCCGCAGCAGAATCAATGCAAGAAACGGCTCGCTCGGCAGCTAAAGCTACACTCATGCTTACTTTTGAGGCTTTGGATAAAGCTCAAAGCTTCCTGGCAGAGGCAAGTGAGTCCTATCAGGATCTAGTGGCAGAAGCACGAGAAGAAATGAAAGTAGCTAAGACTGAACCTGAACAGGAACCCCAAAATGTGGAGATCACCTAA
- a CDS encoding response regulator: MQGKLQDTDIFSLLQLAELQKRTGQVFLDAGAGRLWSVFFHNGRLLYATDDREGATRLGDNLRRQGLAHETQGMPSASQNQTAPEYALLTSLAQQHRLTSPQVQQILRTMVEEVLFDLLGFSQGSFYLESAAPLSPQWVEMEITPLVRLVAARRDEWEKLAPRITSPLEKPHIQSKENLRQSLPAAAYEKLVEWINGENNLQRLARLLGRDVLTVARAIDPYVKNGTITIEPVPQLITRRTRISPVKTRKVVCIDDSISIQKSVEFFLQGRGYEVQTIGNPTEALTDIFKSKPDLILLDIAMPRLDGYELCAMIRKSSAFGITPIIMLTGKDGYIDRVRARIAGATEYLTKPFGEQELLGIVDKYFGPDSTPSLHEVRN; this comes from the coding sequence ATGCAGGGTAAGCTACAGGACACCGATATCTTCAGCCTCTTGCAGCTTGCAGAGCTTCAAAAGCGCACTGGTCAGGTCTTTTTGGATGCTGGTGCGGGCAGGCTTTGGTCTGTGTTCTTCCACAATGGTCGGTTGCTCTACGCCACCGATGACCGAGAGGGTGCGACCCGCCTAGGAGATAACCTCCGCCGTCAAGGGTTGGCCCACGAGACCCAGGGGATGCCCTCTGCCAGTCAGAATCAGACCGCCCCGGAATATGCCTTGCTCACCTCCTTGGCCCAACAACATCGACTCACCAGCCCTCAGGTCCAACAGATCCTCCGCACTATGGTCGAGGAAGTCCTCTTTGACCTGTTGGGATTTAGCCAGGGTTCCTTTTATTTGGAGTCCGCCGCGCCCTTGAGCCCCCAGTGGGTCGAGATGGAGATCACCCCCTTGGTGCGCCTCGTGGCAGCTCGTCGGGATGAGTGGGAGAAGTTGGCCCCGCGTATCACCTCACCTTTAGAGAAGCCCCACATTCAATCCAAAGAAAACCTCCGCCAGAGCCTGCCTGCCGCCGCTTACGAAAAGCTTGTGGAATGGATCAACGGAGAAAACAATCTCCAACGGCTAGCCCGCCTATTGGGTCGCGATGTCCTGACTGTAGCCCGCGCTATCGATCCCTATGTCAAAAATGGCACGATAACTATAGAGCCTGTACCCCAACTCATCACGCGCCGCACCCGTATCAGCCCCGTCAAGACCCGTAAAGTAGTCTGTATCGACGACAGCATTTCCATCCAAAAAAGCGTGGAGTTCTTCTTGCAGGGGAGGGGTTATGAGGTGCAGACTATCGGCAATCCCACCGAGGCTTTGACCGATATTTTCAAAAGCAAACCGGACTTGATCCTGCTTGACATCGCCATGCCCCGCCTTGATGGTTACGAGCTTTGCGCCATGATCCGCAAATCCAGTGCCTTCGGAATCACCCCCATCATCATGCTCACGGGTAAAGATGGCTACATTGACCGGGTCCGCGCCCGGATTGCCGGGGCTACTGAATACCTGACCAAACCCTTTGGGGAGCAGGAGTTGTTGGGGATTGTAGACAAATATTTCGGCCCAGATTCGACGCCATCCTTGCACGAGGTGCGCAACTAA
- a CDS encoding HAD-IC family P-type ATPase: MEINKMEYIVVHDILGRVRIKIPRLSYDHNYAARLCHLISSLQYVTTLRINLTALSMIITYETSKAKTPIIHAEIFAAIERANDTRLASGKISDSIKRENEYFSLMRLGLPIFALVLALLEGPLSLTLSPLLVGILVLLSIIPILSMAISRATKEKQLSIETLDSLWSILQAFEGQFIAPSLNITLDETRRMLGDTITQSPQYLNFDFVEEHTVWIEIDKVEHKVPISAIQEGSLLVAYPGDVIPICGKVVQGHGLINVQRLTGESTLVHCQECHEILANTFLIEGKLWILVQEVKFDTQFTSRVRLLDKVSAEGTRIEKYAKEIEKKLILPTLAFGAFILTITGDLSRALAPLQLDLGSGLGLSAPNTVFSALAYAAQQGIYVRCGRVLETLAYVDAIVFDKTGTLTQRKPLIINIQVCSEGISSREILKLAASTQQGLNHPLSKAIMEYAIENNIDILSTNRWEYRTGMGILAYINKDRVVVGSKKHLEQEGINIPYNYLSYDNQNSDICNEHSEHDSAKFSYIFVAKNAQLLGYIKYFDPIRSEAELVIQYFQNLNIEIYLVTGDLEQTANYIAEKIGIKQSNIYAEADSSLKVEIIRNLKQIGKTVIYIGDSISDYDALCSADISISITEANDLIRETADIVLMNNDLKRLIYTFEIAKEALQIINQNAAIVAAPNLCLVLAGIVFAFDPVAVVIFNYAANSLAELNSLYHFPR; encoded by the coding sequence ATGGAGATCAATAAAATGGAGTACATAGTTGTCCACGATATACTTGGTCGTGTTCGGATAAAAATACCCCGTCTTTCCTACGACCACAACTATGCAGCAAGGTTGTGCCATTTAATAAGTTCTTTACAGTATGTTACTACTTTGCGTATCAATCTAACAGCATTGTCGATGATCATAACTTATGAAACATCCAAAGCAAAAACCCCTATCATCCATGCAGAAATTTTTGCAGCTATTGAAAGAGCAAATGATACTAGGCTGGCCTCAGGAAAAATATCTGATAGCATTAAAAGGGAAAATGAGTATTTTTCCTTGATGCGTTTAGGCTTACCTATATTTGCTCTAGTTTTAGCACTTCTAGAAGGACCTTTATCTTTGACTCTTTCTCCTTTATTAGTAGGAATTCTTGTTCTTTTAAGTATAATTCCCATCTTATCAATGGCAATTAGTCGTGCTACTAAAGAAAAACAACTCAGTATTGAAACGCTTGACTCTCTATGGAGTATTCTACAGGCATTTGAAGGTCAATTCATTGCACCATCTTTAAATATAACATTAGATGAAACACGAAGAATGCTTGGAGATACAATTACTCAATCTCCTCAATACTTAAATTTTGACTTTGTAGAAGAACATACAGTCTGGATCGAAATTGATAAAGTAGAGCATAAAGTTCCAATTAGCGCAATCCAGGAAGGTAGTCTGTTAGTTGCTTATCCGGGAGACGTAATTCCTATCTGTGGCAAAGTAGTTCAAGGCCATGGTTTAATAAATGTTCAACGCTTGACGGGCGAATCAACTTTGGTTCACTGCCAGGAATGTCACGAGATTCTTGCCAATACATTCCTGATCGAAGGTAAGCTTTGGATTTTGGTACAAGAAGTAAAATTTGATACTCAGTTTACCTCACGTGTCCGTCTTCTGGATAAGGTTTCTGCTGAGGGGACACGTATTGAGAAATATGCCAAGGAGATCGAAAAAAAGCTTATTCTACCAACCCTGGCTTTTGGGGCTTTTATCCTAACCATTACTGGTGATTTATCCCGTGCCTTGGCTCCTCTACAGCTAGATCTTGGTTCTGGTCTCGGTTTATCGGCACCTAATACAGTTTTTTCAGCGCTGGCCTATGCTGCTCAGCAAGGCATCTATGTTCGCTGTGGTCGTGTCCTGGAAACCTTAGCCTATGTAGATGCTATTGTTTTTGATAAAACAGGGACTCTGACGCAGCGAAAGCCTTTAATTATTAATATTCAAGTATGTTCTGAAGGGATCTCTAGCCGTGAGATTTTAAAGTTAGCAGCATCTACTCAACAGGGATTAAACCATCCTTTGTCAAAAGCAATTATGGAGTATGCCATAGAGAATAATATTGATATTCTTAGTACTAATCGTTGGGAATACCGCACGGGGATGGGTATTCTTGCTTATATAAATAAAGATAGAGTTGTTGTAGGCAGCAAAAAACATTTAGAACAGGAGGGCATAAATATTCCATATAATTATCTTTCATATGATAACCAGAATTCGGATATTTGCAATGAGCATAGTGAGCATGATTCAGCAAAATTTTCCTATATATTTGTAGCAAAAAATGCTCAACTTTTAGGATATATAAAGTATTTTGATCCCATCCGGTCTGAAGCTGAACTTGTGATTCAATATTTTCAGAATTTAAATATAGAAATCTATTTGGTTACGGGTGATTTAGAACAGACTGCAAATTATATCGCTGAAAAAATAGGTATCAAACAGAGCAATATCTATGCTGAAGCTGACTCTAGTCTCAAAGTCGAAATCATTAGAAATTTAAAACAGATTGGGAAAACAGTTATTTATATTGGTGACAGTATCAGCGACTATGATGCGCTCTGCTCTGCTGATATTTCTATCTCGATTACAGAAGCCAATGATTTGATTCGAGAGACAGCCGATATAGTTTTGATGAATAACGATCTTAAGCGGTTAATATATACGTTTGAAATCGCCAAAGAGGCTCTTCAAATTATTAATCAAAATGCAGCAATTGTCGCAGCCCCTAATCTCTGTCTTGTTTTAGCTGGAATAGTGTTTGCCTTTGATCCCGTGGCTGTAGTTATCTTCAACTACGCAGCAAATAGTCTTGCTGAACTCAATAGTTTGTATCACTTTCCTCGGTAG
- a CDS encoding DUF2949 domain-containing protein, whose protein sequence is MNQQGIRLVRFLKYELGLSSRSIALGLRRQRQSHGPLPMVLYQLGFIDLVQLDYLYEWTWSS, encoded by the coding sequence GTGAATCAGCAGGGGATACGGTTGGTACGGTTTCTCAAATACGAGTTGGGGTTGTCCTCCCGCTCGATTGCCTTGGGGTTGCGCCGTCAGCGCCAGTCCCATGGACCGTTGCCCATGGTCCTCTACCAGCTTGGCTTTATCGATCTGGTCCAATTAGACTATTTATACGAGTGGACTTGGTCGAGCTAA
- a CDS encoding heavy metal translocating P-type ATPase yields MVKVGRVIHTIRGRMRINIPKLAQDEEYGKRLNNLISCLKYITSFRFNPAAAALVVTYNSEDILEEQVRREIFHCVDQALNPELVALRPLPDEKNSGQEINFWERLGMPALALGLSIGAAMGLAIPELALAGVVLASAIPAFSRALEGIVQQHQLTIDFLDSLAIGAHTLQGNYFAPSFMTSLLESGEVIRDMTARSSERASLDLLNCLGKMAWVEREGVEQRIPVEEIRVGDCVLVYPGDLIPVDGRILKGTGLVDQQTLTGESVPISCEEGQEVLASTLLIEGQLCIEVARVGHNTRAGIVVALMKSAPVHDTRVENYAALVANQAVVPTLLISGGVLALTGDWARATALITLDFGTGIRVSVPTTILSALNFAARNGVYIRSGRAIEILSRVDTVVFDKTGTLTQGSPDVTDIKVIHPSFSTQQILTLAASAEQGLSHPVAAAIVRCAQERNVPFLSCEKWEYRVGLGVTAKINNMSVLVGSNRFMKNEHISIDIVSEYFPDINLNNNSIVYVAVNEKLSGFLLYSDPPRPESADVISALHDQSVKTYMLSGDNRQIAATLAGSLGIPAENTYAEAYPERKVEVLKELHESGKTVAFVGDGINDSAALAYADVSISFAGATDIARETADVVLMNNDLRGLIEAIRISKFAVDIIWQNTAIVAVPNLGALVAGVAFTLDPILAVIINNGTAILAELNGLRPLFGPREPQQRHKIQVIEIKKHADKADTNLEVKRETLSSSGLIVPTSEKRKYTASILAKRLGVTYQSITVRRLRPDFSQWCQVQDPEGLAWRYDEQSKKFYSVARNKRMLASRNYGDQ; encoded by the coding sequence ATGGTAAAAGTTGGCCGAGTAATTCACACCATCCGTGGTCGCATGCGCATCAATATCCCCAAACTTGCTCAGGATGAAGAATATGGAAAACGACTCAACAATCTCATTAGTTGCCTTAAATATATAACCAGTTTTCGCTTCAATCCCGCTGCTGCTGCGCTTGTTGTTACCTACAATTCAGAAGACATCTTAGAAGAACAAGTGCGGCGCGAAATTTTTCATTGTGTCGATCAAGCACTCAACCCAGAACTGGTAGCTTTGAGACCACTTCCTGACGAAAAAAACAGCGGGCAGGAAATCAATTTCTGGGAACGATTAGGTATGCCTGCTCTGGCCCTTGGGCTCAGTATCGGTGCGGCTATGGGGCTGGCAATTCCTGAACTAGCTCTGGCTGGGGTGGTTTTAGCCTCAGCCATCCCAGCTTTTTCACGGGCTTTAGAAGGTATCGTGCAGCAACATCAGCTTACTATCGACTTTCTTGACTCTTTGGCTATCGGTGCACACACGTTGCAAGGTAACTATTTTGCCCCTAGCTTTATGACTAGTTTGCTGGAGTCTGGGGAGGTGATTCGGGATATGACTGCCCGCAGTAGCGAACGTGCCTCGCTCGATCTGCTTAACTGCTTGGGTAAGATGGCTTGGGTAGAGCGAGAGGGGGTAGAACAACGTATACCCGTTGAAGAGATACGGGTAGGAGATTGCGTACTGGTTTATCCAGGAGATTTGATCCCTGTCGATGGGCGTATCCTCAAGGGAACCGGGTTGGTAGACCAGCAGACCTTGACCGGTGAATCTGTGCCTATTAGCTGTGAGGAAGGCCAAGAAGTTTTAGCCTCAACCCTCCTCATCGAGGGCCAGTTGTGCATTGAAGTAGCGCGTGTGGGCCACAATACTCGGGCAGGGATTGTCGTTGCGTTGATGAAGTCAGCCCCCGTCCACGATACCCGAGTTGAAAACTATGCAGCACTTGTAGCAAATCAAGCGGTTGTTCCGACGTTATTGATCAGTGGTGGAGTTCTGGCTTTGACGGGAGACTGGGCGAGGGCAACGGCGCTCATCACCCTTGATTTCGGGACGGGAATAAGGGTTTCTGTCCCAACCACTATCCTGAGTGCTCTAAATTTTGCTGCCCGCAATGGAGTCTATATCAGGAGTGGTCGGGCCATCGAGATCCTCTCTCGTGTTGATACAGTAGTTTTTGACAAAACGGGAACCCTGACACAAGGAAGCCCTGATGTCACAGATATTAAAGTTATTCATCCCAGTTTTTCTACGCAGCAAATCTTAACTCTGGCTGCCTCGGCAGAGCAAGGACTATCACATCCTGTGGCAGCAGCGATAGTTCGATGTGCTCAAGAAAGGAACGTACCCTTCTTGTCCTGTGAAAAATGGGAGTACCGTGTGGGCTTAGGAGTAACTGCAAAGATTAATAATATGAGCGTTTTAGTGGGCAGTAATCGCTTTATGAAAAATGAACATATCTCGATTGATATCGTAAGTGAATATTTTCCAGATATAAATTTAAATAATAACTCTATTGTCTATGTAGCAGTTAATGAGAAACTGTCAGGTTTCCTTCTATATAGCGACCCCCCACGCCCAGAAAGTGCTGATGTTATTTCAGCGCTCCATGATCAATCTGTCAAGACTTATATGCTGAGTGGAGATAATCGGCAAATTGCTGCCACACTTGCAGGAAGCCTAGGAATTCCCGCTGAGAATACTTATGCTGAAGCATATCCTGAAAGAAAAGTAGAAGTTTTAAAGGAGCTACATGAAAGTGGAAAAACTGTAGCATTTGTAGGCGACGGAATCAATGACTCTGCTGCGCTTGCTTATGCTGATGTTTCTATATCTTTTGCAGGCGCAACAGATATTGCACGGGAGACCGCCGATGTTGTTCTTATGAATAACGATTTGAGAGGATTGATTGAGGCCATTCGAATTTCAAAATTTGCTGTAGATATAATTTGGCAAAATACCGCCATAGTTGCTGTTCCAAACTTGGGAGCCTTAGTAGCAGGGGTTGCTTTCACTTTAGATCCTATTCTAGCAGTAATCATTAATAATGGTACAGCAATACTTGCCGAGTTAAACGGATTACGTCCTTTATTTGGACCCAGGGAACCACAGCAACGCCATAAAATTCAAGTCATCGAAATCAAAAAACATGCTGACAAAGCTGATACTAATTTAGAGGTTAAGAGAGAAACGCTATCCTCTTCAGGTTTAATCGTCCCTACTTCCGAAAAAAGAAAGTATACTGCATCTATACTAGCTAAGAGATTAGGGGTTACATATCAATCAATTACAGTGCGTCGTTTAAGACCTGATTTTTCTCAATGGTGTCAGGTTCAAGACCCTGAAGGACTGGCTTGGCGCTATGATGAGCAATCCAAGAAATTTTATTCAGTAGCTAGAAATAAGAGAATGCTTGCTTCTAGAAATTATGGAGATCAATAA